From the genome of Prevotella herbatica, one region includes:
- a CDS encoding DUF4468 domain-containing protein, with the protein MKKLFILSLCFLPILGIAQDIKTTQSNTKIEQLKAEAAKKAAEAKKAAEEAQKAADDALKAAKELEQATSNNKKDDNSASEWTVPTQAPKTNTVVKEEIPEENSKYLAGAVPEENGNVVFSLNEDLPGMDASEIYDKLYSAISSITTDANQTNSRIALVNKEKHIIAAKCIEWLVFSNNFLSLDRTEFSYTIIAECDDNKAKVTISRINYNYEQGRVTGFKDSAENLISDKESINRKGKMNRLNAKFRIKTIDRINEIFNNIKLTLEQK; encoded by the coding sequence ATGAAGAAATTATTTATATTGTCACTCTGCTTTTTGCCAATTTTGGGAATTGCACAAGATATTAAGACAACACAAAGTAATACAAAAATTGAACAACTAAAGGCTGAGGCCGCCAAGAAGGCTGCAGAAGCTAAGAAAGCAGCAGAGGAAGCACAAAAAGCTGCCGATGATGCATTGAAAGCTGCCAAAGAATTAGAACAAGCTACTTCAAATAACAAAAAAGATGATAATAGTGCTTCTGAATGGACGGTTCCAACACAAGCACCAAAAACAAATACAGTTGTAAAAGAAGAAATTCCTGAAGAAAACTCCAAATACCTTGCAGGAGCCGTACCTGAAGAGAATGGTAACGTTGTATTTTCGCTCAACGAAGATTTACCCGGAATGGACGCTAGCGAGATATACGACAAGCTTTATTCTGCGATCAGTTCAATAACAACTGACGCTAATCAAACAAATAGCAGAATTGCGCTCGTAAACAAAGAAAAACATATTATTGCTGCAAAGTGCATTGAATGGCTTGTTTTCTCAAACAACTTTCTGTCTCTTGACAGAACAGAGTTTTCATATACTATCATTGCAGAATGCGATGACAACAAGGCTAAAGTCACAATAAGCCGTATTAACTACAACTACGAACAGGGTCGTGTTACAGGTTTCAAAGATTCTGCCGAAAATCTGATTTCTGATAAGGAAAGCATCAATCGTAAAGGAAAAATGAACAGACTTAACGCTAAGTTCAGAATCAAGACTATAGATCGAATAAACGAAATTTTCAATAATATAAAATTGACATTAGAACAAAAATAA
- the uvrB gene encoding excinuclease ABC subunit UvrB produces MDFKLTSKYSPTGDQPEAIKQLTEELQQGAPAQVLLGVTGSGKTFTVANVIANINKPTLILSHNKTLAAQLYEEMKGFFPNNAVEYYVSYYDYYQPEAYLPSSDTYIEKDLAINEEIDKLRLSTVSALLSGRKDVVVVSSVSCIYGMGGPAAMQESVIKIKKGQTIDRNEFLRQLVSALYVRNDIELQRGNFRVKGDTVDIFMAYSDNALRVTWWDDEIDSIEEVDSITFHTFTSFEEYEIYPANLFVTTKEQTELAIRQIQDDLTKQVNYFSEIGDNIKAQRIKERVEYDMEMMKELGHCSGIENYSRYFDGRNAGERPYCLLDFFPKDYLMVIDESHVSVPQISAMYGGDRARKQNLVEFGFRLPAAFDNRPLRFEEFHELINQIIYVSATPANYEIEEAEGVVVEQIIRPTGLLDPEIDVRPSENQIDDLMDEILTRCNKNERVLVTTLTKRMAEELTEYLLNHDVKANYIHSDVATLDRVRIMNDLRAGVYDVLVGVNLLREGLDLPEVSLVAILDADKEGFLRSHRSLTQTAGRAARNVNGRVIMYADKITDSMQRTIDETARRRSIQLKYNQDHNITPQQITKKIGSSLAMGNDTNNASGRGGNNIAPNAYIEPEYGTFAADTIVKHMSHDELQRSIDNTTELMKMAAKNLDFIQAAQYRDEIIRLQDQLKLKE; encoded by the coding sequence ATGGATTTTAAACTAACTTCAAAATATAGTCCAACCGGAGATCAGCCGGAAGCTATAAAACAATTAACTGAAGAATTACAACAAGGAGCACCTGCTCAAGTACTTCTTGGAGTGACAGGATCAGGAAAAACGTTTACAGTAGCTAATGTTATTGCCAACATAAACAAGCCTACCCTTATATTAAGCCACAACAAGACTCTTGCGGCACAGCTTTATGAAGAAATGAAAGGATTTTTTCCAAATAATGCTGTGGAGTATTACGTATCATATTATGACTATTACCAGCCAGAGGCTTATCTGCCATCTTCTGATACATACATAGAAAAGGATCTTGCCATAAATGAAGAGATTGACAAACTGAGATTGAGTACTGTTTCTGCCTTATTGTCAGGACGCAAGGATGTTGTTGTCGTGTCTTCTGTATCATGCATATATGGTATGGGCGGTCCAGCAGCCATGCAGGAAAGCGTAATAAAAATAAAAAAAGGACAGACTATAGACCGCAATGAATTTTTGCGACAATTAGTTAGTGCTCTCTATGTAAGAAATGATATTGAATTGCAACGCGGAAACTTCAGGGTAAAAGGTGATACAGTTGATATCTTTATGGCCTATAGCGACAACGCTCTTAGGGTGACATGGTGGGATGACGAAATTGACAGCATAGAAGAAGTTGACAGCATTACATTTCATACCTTTACATCATTTGAAGAATATGAAATATATCCAGCAAATCTTTTTGTCACGACGAAAGAACAGACTGAACTAGCCATAAGACAAATTCAAGATGATCTTACAAAGCAAGTAAACTACTTTAGCGAAATAGGAGATAATATTAAGGCTCAGAGAATTAAAGAGAGAGTAGAATATGATATGGAAATGATGAAAGAGCTCGGTCACTGTAGTGGAATAGAAAATTATTCAAGATATTTTGATGGCAGAAATGCTGGAGAAAGACCTTACTGCCTTTTGGACTTTTTCCCTAAAGATTACCTAATGGTTATTGATGAAAGTCACGTAAGCGTTCCACAAATCAGCGCTATGTATGGTGGAGATAGAGCCAGAAAGCAAAATCTTGTTGAATTTGGTTTCAGACTTCCAGCTGCATTTGACAACCGTCCTTTGAGATTTGAAGAATTCCACGAATTAATAAACCAAATTATTTACGTTAGTGCCACTCCTGCCAACTACGAAATTGAGGAAGCTGAAGGTGTTGTCGTTGAGCAGATTATACGACCTACAGGATTACTTGATCCAGAAATAGATGTCAGACCATCTGAAAATCAGATTGACGACCTTATGGACGAAATCCTTACTAGATGCAACAAAAATGAGAGAGTTCTTGTAACTACATTGACGAAACGAATGGCAGAAGAACTTACAGAATATCTTTTGAACCATGACGTAAAGGCCAATTATATACATAGTGATGTGGCAACTCTTGACAGAGTAAGAATAATGAATGATTTAAGAGCTGGTGTTTATGATGTTCTTGTTGGTGTAAACTTACTTCGTGAAGGACTTGATTTGCCGGAGGTTTCATTAGTTGCGATTCTCGACGCAGACAAAGAAGGATTTCTGAGAAGTCACAGAAGTTTGACTCAGACAGCCGGACGTGCAGCACGAAATGTCAACGGAAGGGTTATTATGTATGCAGACAAAATAACTGATAGTATGCAACGTACTATTGACGAAACTGCAAGACGACGTAGCATTCAGCTTAAATATAATCAAGACCACAATATTACTCCTCAGCAGATTACCAAGAAGATTGGTTCATCACTAGCAATGGGCAATGACACGAACAATGCTTCAGGTAGGGGTGGTAACAATATAGCACCAAACGCATATATTGAACCTGAGTACGGTACTTTTGCTGCAGATACAATTGTGAAACACATGTCACACGATGAACTGCAACGAAGTATAGACAACACAACGGAGTTAATGAAAATGGCTGCTAAAAATCTTGACTTCATTCAGGCTGCTCAATATAGAGATGAAATTATAAGGTTGCAAGACCAGCTAAAATTAAAGGAGTAA
- a CDS encoding outer membrane protein assembly factor BamD produces MKKYSLFPICLAMLFSSCASEFNKVYKTDDYQYKYEYAKECYANGKYTRAITLLTDLITIEKGTDNAQESLYMLAMAEYNSMDYEGAAQAFKRYYQSYPKGYLAEMSHYYEGLSLYMSTPEPRLDQSMTISAISAFQTYLDLYPDAKLKESAQKKLFELQDKLVLKELYSARLYYNLGPYFGNCTDGGNNYEACIVTSQNALKDYPYTSMREDFSVLIMKSKFELAEQSVDEKRLDRYQDAEDECYGFLNEFPDSKDKNLAQKFIEKCKKYTGENNNDK; encoded by the coding sequence ATGAAGAAATATAGTCTATTCCCAATATGCCTGGCGATGCTTTTTTCAAGTTGCGCCAGTGAATTCAATAAGGTTTATAAGACTGATGATTATCAGTATAAATACGAGTACGCTAAAGAATGCTATGCTAATGGTAAGTACACGCGTGCTATAACGTTGCTTACAGATCTTATTACAATAGAAAAGGGAACAGACAATGCCCAGGAAAGTCTTTATATGTTAGCTATGGCTGAATATAATAGCATGGACTATGAAGGGGCTGCTCAAGCTTTCAAGCGATATTATCAGTCATATCCAAAAGGATATTTGGCAGAGATGTCACATTATTATGAGGGACTTAGCTTGTATATGAGTACTCCGGAACCACGTCTTGATCAATCTATGACTATTTCTGCTATTTCTGCTTTTCAAACATATTTAGACTTATATCCTGATGCAAAGTTGAAAGAGTCTGCTCAAAAGAAATTGTTCGAGTTGCAAGATAAGTTGGTTTTGAAGGAACTTTATTCTGCAAGACTATATTATAACCTTGGCCCTTATTTCGGTAATTGCACTGATGGTGGCAATAATTATGAGGCTTGCATTGTAACTAGTCAGAATGCTCTTAAGGATTACCCTTATACAAGTATGCGTGAAGATTTCTCTGTTTTAATTATGAAGAGTAAGTTTGAACTTGCTGAACAGAGTGTTGACGAGAAACGCCTTGACAGATATCAGGATGCAGAAGATGAGTGTTATGGTTTCCTTAATGAATTTCCAGATTCAAAGGATAAGAATTTAGCTCAAAAATTTATTGAGAAATGCAAGAAATATACTGGAGAAAATAATAACGATAAATAA
- a CDS encoding DNA-directed RNA polymerase subunit omega produces the protein MDYKKSKAPVNTVTRNIMDLCDETGNIYESVAIIAKRANQISVEIKQELNKKLAEFASYNDSLEEVFENREQIEISRYYEKLPKPILLATQEFVDGNIYWRDPAKDTVNNEN, from the coding sequence ATGGATTACAAGAAGTCAAAAGCACCAGTGAACACAGTCACTCGTAACATTATGGATCTATGTGACGAAACTGGTAATATTTATGAGAGTGTAGCTATCATAGCTAAACGCGCAAATCAGATCTCTGTTGAAATCAAACAAGAACTTAACAAAAAATTGGCAGAGTTCGCTTCTTACAATGATTCTCTTGAGGAAGTGTTTGAAAATCGCGAGCAGATTGAAATTTCACGTTATTATGAGAAACTTCCTAAGCCAATCTTGTTGGCTACTCAGGAATTTGTAGACGGTAACATTTATTGGCGTGATCCTGCAAAGGATACTGTTAATAACGAGAACTAA